The proteins below are encoded in one region of Methanobacterium sp.:
- the porA gene encoding pyruvate synthase subunit PorA, whose protein sequence is MLKVISANRAIAEAVKLAKPKVIPVYPITPQTSISEYLAQFVADGDLPAEYIRVESEHSAISAAVGASGTGVRTFTATSSQGLALMHEILFAAAGLRNPIVLGNANRALSAPLSIWNDQQDSISQRDTGWLQFFAENAQEALDFVLQAYKISENEDVLLPSMVCVDGFILTHTVEPVDIPSQEEVDDFLPEYKPTHSYLDPKDPMSLGTFTDPNYYMEARYDMEVAMEKSKEVIRAVNKEFAEKFGREYGFVENYMCDDAEIIIVGMGSICGTIKDVIDSLRGQGEKVGLLKVIAFRPFPKDEIYDAIKNADRIAILDKNISFGIGGVLFNEMKAKMDIDARGFIIGLGGRDVSPDDIKNIVNITRNSTDSDKINWIGLKEEEI, encoded by the coding sequence ATGCTTAAAGTTATTTCTGCAAATAGAGCAATTGCCGAAGCCGTTAAGCTTGCAAAGCCAAAAGTTATCCCGGTTTACCCAATAACTCCTCAGACATCAATTTCAGAATATCTAGCTCAATTTGTTGCCGATGGAGATCTTCCTGCAGAGTACATAAGAGTTGAGTCTGAACACAGTGCAATAAGTGCAGCTGTAGGTGCATCTGGAACAGGGGTCAGAACTTTTACGGCAACATCATCACAGGGATTAGCATTAATGCATGAAATTTTATTTGCAGCAGCTGGTTTAAGAAATCCAATAGTATTAGGAAACGCTAACAGAGCATTATCAGCACCATTAAGTATATGGAACGATCAACAAGACTCTATTTCCCAAAGAGATACTGGATGGCTCCAATTTTTTGCTGAAAATGCTCAGGAAGCACTTGACTTTGTACTACAGGCCTATAAAATTTCTGAAAATGAAGATGTTCTACTTCCAAGTATGGTTTGTGTAGATGGATTTATACTTACTCACACCGTAGAACCTGTGGATATACCATCACAGGAAGAAGTAGATGATTTCTTACCTGAATATAAACCAACCCATTCATATCTTGACCCAAAAGACCCCATGTCACTTGGAACATTCACAGATCCAAATTATTACATGGAAGCAAGATATGACATGGAAGTGGCAATGGAAAAATCAAAAGAAGTCATAAGGGCCGTTAATAAAGAATTTGCCGAAAAATTCGGTCGTGAATATGGTTTTGTTGAAAATTACATGTGTGATGACGCCGAAATTATTATTGTAGGTATGGGATCAATTTGTGGTACAATAAAAGACGTCATAGATAGTTTAAGAGGACAGGGAGAAAAGGTTGGACTTCTTAAAGTAATAGCATTCAGACCATTCCCCAAAGACGAAATTTATGATGCAATTAAAAACGCTGACAGGATAGCGATTTTAGACAAAAACATATCCTTTGGTATTGGAGGAGTCTTATTCAACGAGATGAAAGCCAAAATGGATATAGATGCAAGAGGATTTATCATAGGTCTCGGAGGACGTGATGTATCTCCTGATGACATAAAAAACATAGTGAATATAACCAGAAATTCAACTGATAGCGATAAAATTAACTGGATTGGACTCAAAGAGGAGGAAATTTAA
- the porD gene encoding pyruvate synthase subunit PorD, translating into MTAKGATVKEPGSSKQNKTGSWRTFKPILDKEKCIDCENCFLFCPEGCINKENEIDYDYCKGCGICAEECPVKAIKMERD; encoded by the coding sequence ATGACAGCCAAAGGAGCAACAGTTAAAGAGCCTGGAAGCAGTAAGCAGAATAAAACAGGTAGCTGGAGAACCTTTAAACCCATCCTGGATAAAGAAAAATGTATAGATTGCGAAAACTGTTTCTTGTTTTGCCCGGAAGGATGCATAAATAAAGAAAATGAAATAGATTACGATTATTGTAAAGGATGTGGCATATGTGCCGAAGAATGTCCTGTTAAAGCCATTAAAATGGAGAGAGATTAA
- the porC gene encoding pyruvate synthase subunit PorC has protein sequence MIEIRFHGRGGQGAVTAAEILAKAAFEDGKYCQAFPFFGAERKGAPVMAFTRIADKQIRRRYQVYNPDYVIVLDDTLLEAVDVLSGLKEGGKVILNTKNDVNLGENVDSSSIDATGIALDTLGVPIVNTVMLGAFASVTGEVTLDSIVKITEETFPGKIGEKNAEAIKIAYEQIKK, from the coding sequence ATGATCGAAATTCGATTTCATGGACGTGGAGGACAGGGCGCAGTAACAGCTGCTGAGATATTAGCAAAAGCAGCCTTTGAAGATGGAAAGTATTGTCAAGCATTCCCATTCTTCGGTGCTGAGCGAAAAGGCGCACCAGTCATGGCGTTTACAAGAATAGCTGATAAACAAATTAGAAGAAGATATCAAGTTTATAATCCTGATTATGTTATTGTATTAGATGACACTCTGTTAGAAGCTGTAGATGTATTATCTGGGCTTAAAGAAGGTGGAAAAGTAATATTGAACACCAAAAATGATGTTAATCTTGGAGAAAATGTAGATTCCAGCAGTATTGACGCAACTGGGATTGCACTTGACACATTAGGAGTTCCTATAGTAAATACAGTTATGTTAGGTGCTTTTGCAAGTGTAACTGGAGAAGTAACTCTTGATTCTATTGTAAAAATAACTGAAGAGACTTTCCCCGGTAAAATAGGCGAAAAAAACGCTGAAGCCATTAAAATAGCATATGAACAAATTAAAAAATAG